The DNA segment AAGTACTTGCAAGGTCCCCATGCACCTCTCTCCTTTCCCTAGAGcctgggccaggccaggccagatTCAGCTTCACCCTTTCTCAGTTTCTACTGGTCCCTCCTTCCTGAGCTTGCTTCAAATCCTCTTCTTCTAGAAGAGCATCCTCTTGTCAGGGTGGTTCTTTGTGGCTTCTGGGCCCCGAAGCACTTGGACCATGCTGTTGCAAATTTGCTCCTAGTCTGACTCCCAAAATATTTGGATAGCCCTTTCCATCAGCCTGGGAGCTCACGGCAGACAGAGCTCTTCCTTTGGGGTAGGGGAGGCATCAGAGGTCTGGGAAGGGGTGGTGTGGACTGCCTGTATTGGAGTGATCAATCCCCAAGACCCCAGAGCCAGTGGGGCACGGCTCATCTACTTACAGATATTCACGGGCCCGATGCCTTCGCACAGCCTGGGGATGTGAAAAAAGACAGGTAACTACATCAAACAGATGCAGGTAAATGCAGCATCTCCCCGCTCTTGCCCTTACTGTGGGCCATGTGCTGCTGTGGGTTTTCAATGACCGGGGTGGGGGACGGGGTGAGAGATACTAGCAGCAGCCGCCAGAGGGCTGGGTGATGGTCACACCTGGTGCCCATCTTTGACCCCTCCCAGAGGAGCTCACCTGTGCTCCTCGCCCTCCAGCAGGCGCCTGTAGGTGGCGATCTCAATGTCCAGGCCCAGCTTGGAGTTCATCACCTCCTGGTACTCCTTGAGCAGGCAGGCCATGTCCTGCTTGGCCTTCTGCAGAGCCTCCTCCAGCCCTGCCAGCTTGCACTTGGCATCGTTGAGAGCCGCCTCGCCCTGCTGCTCTGCCTCGGTTATGGCACCCTCAAGTTTGCAGCGCTGTGGGAGGGGCACAGAAAACATCACTGGGGGCCCTGGAGCCCCAAGCCAGACTTGCAGAAGAGCAGAGAGAACATGGGGGTGGCTACGTGCCAGGCTCACATTTGCTGCAAGCTTCCTCCTAGGATTGCGACATCTGGTTCCTCCAGGGAACTGGGATGGGTTTTCTGTCTAAAATACCTCCAAGAGAGCTGGGATTTTCCTCTTAAGTACGCTGAGAATTTCTGTGGGGCTAATAGGTTTTAAATGCCTAGCTGGTCTTCCCTACCCCAGGAGAATGGAGTGGGTCTGATTTTATGAACAATTCAGAGTCATCTTGAATTTCAGGATCACAGAATCACAGTCTTTGGGTCTGAAGGGACCATGGAGAACATCTTTTCTATCCTTGCACCTAGTGAACCATCCTTGCTTTTCATCTTTGACGTTGGTCACCTCGTTTCTGTGGGGGACCTGACTATTTCCTGTGGCTGCTCATCCTGCTGTGGGTCAGCCCTTTTGTGGAAAGGGCTTGCTTCTGCTTGAGCAAGGCAGCATAAGTTTATTCCCTCTTCAACAGCACTCACAGCAGGGACTGAACCCGCCCTGCACGGCACAGACTGGCAGTCAGCCTAGGATGCCTCTCGCAGCGAGGAGGTCCTCCCTGGCCTCACCTGGGCTTTGACATTCTCGATTTCTTGCTGCAGCCGCTGGATCAGCTTGTTCATTTCCAGGATCTCGTTCTTACGGTTGCGGAGGTTGTCACAGTGGTTCCCAGCTGTGACTCTTAGCTCCTCATACTGCCAGGACAGAGAAGTCAGAGCCGCAGGCACGGCAAGGTGGCATCTCCTAGCCTCCTTTCTCACTGTTCCCAGTCTTTTCTCCCATGACTTCCTAGTTCAGGTGCTCTCTGGTTCTCATACTGGTTCTGCTCCTTTACCTTCTTCCACTTCTTGGCAATTTTGGGGTCCTTTATGTGGGCTGCTCCTGATTCCCATCTCACCCCATCCCCAGTTCCAGGCTTGTTAGATTATTCTCCAGCCTCTGAGATCCCCTCCTCTGTTTAGCTGTTCTGTGTCTGGTCCTTTTCTCTGTCCCAGAGCCCAAGTTCGCCCGAGGGCTCTCTCCCTTTTAGATATGCCTCTGGATCTTGGAAGGGGTTTCTGTGCTCAGCCTGGGTTGCCTAACAGACCAAGGACTGCCCAGCGAGATGGGTCTGCCCATCAGGATGAaaacatttgtatgttttctctaaaaacaatttaaaaaaatgcaatttatgTCCTACCTTGAGGTAACACTTTTTTATAAAAACCTTTGCACTCTGAATCCAATTTCTGAATAGTGTGCACAGAttacatttgtaaattttaaaaaattagctgattttagatttttctgatAGTGGGTGGGAGCATATTATATAGAAAATGCAAAACGAGAGATAAGCACATAATCACACTCATTGGCTCTTTTGTTATTTGGTTACAGTAGGAAAGTCTGCAGTTGCCCAATAAATATCCATTCTTCTCTTCTTAAAACAGAacccctggctgggcacagtgactggcacctgtaatgccagcattttgggaggccgaggcaggcagatcatttgaggtcaagagttcaagaccagcctggccaacctggccaacatggtgaaactccttcgctactaaaaatacacaaattagttgggcatggtggtgcatgcttgtaatcccagctacttgggaggctgaggcaggaggatcacttgaacctgggaggcagaggttgcagtggtgcaagattgcaccactcactgcactccagcctgggcaatagagcaagactccatctcaaaaaacaaaaacaacaacaacaaacaaaaaccaaacaacaacaacaacaaaaacccagaacCAAAGAGAACCCTGCTTTTATTTAGGGTAACCATGAGCCCAGATAAGAGAATATTTCTCAGCTTTCCAATCAATGAGATCTATGGCCATGGCTGGGCAGGGCTTCTGGGTAAGCTCTCTAAAGGAGGGAATGACCCAGttggtttttttcccctctgttctCCTTGCTGCCTGGCATAAGCATGTAAGACTGGAGATGCTGCAGCTGTCTTGGAACGTGAGGCCACCAAGAGGATGAAGCATGTATTACAGATGGCAGAATGGGAGCTAGAAGGATCCTGGGTCCCTGATGATGTCACAGAACCTCTGTGTCATCCTGAGCAGTCTATTTTGTACTTCAAGCTActtgagaaaaaagtaaaaattcaattttaactactttttttttttttttttttagaatttctgATCCTGGTAGCCAAATGCAGTCCTTAACTAATAGAATTGTCTCTACAATTCTGACTTAGCAGGATGGGAAAATGAGGTGATTGTAATCCTGAACCCAACCTAGCtgatggtggttgccaggggcaaCCAGAGGATGGGCCAGCCAGAGTGAAACCTGGCCGTGGGTAGGCCACAGACGGGTTCACCAGGAGCTGACTCCAGGTCAAAGTTTCATACTTCCAACCACCATGGAGCTCCAGAAAATAGGTAGAGCATCACTTTGGGCACTCCCTGGGTAGTGGCACCCGCTGccttcaaaacaaaaccaaacgaCTTAGCACAGCCCTGCAGGTATACTGTGACCTGGCCTCAAGACACCCCTCTAGCCCGGTCTCCACAGCACATGGCACTCCAGGCCCCTCGCTTTCTGCTGCTGTGTCCTAGCACCCGCTGCTCAGCCTGGCACACCCTCCCCCCATCTGCCCATTGAATCTTATTTGTCCTTCAAGATTAGATCAAATGACAACACCTTTGCCTTTGCAGACACAATTTGTTCCCTCTGTCATCAAACTCCCTTTACCTGCTGCTCCACCTTTGCAATCACTTCCTGCTAGCTGGTGTTTTGGTTTGGGAAGCGCATCTTTGCTGGCCACCCTCCCTACCCTTCCCctggtttattttcttcctagcaCTTGGTATCACCATCTAACAAACATCCACTGCACTTATGTGCCTTGTTCATCATCCATCCCCCTGCCCCTTCAACCCCACCCTGGCCCCCAACTTGTCTCTGGAATGAAAGCGACATGAAGGCAAGGACTAGTGTCTATTCTGTTCCCTGCTGTGTctccagcttctagaactgtgcTTGGCACGTGGTGGATGCTGAACACACAGTGTTGAATGAGTGGGCCAATGAGTGCTTGCATGCTTGGTGCCTTCCATAGGCAGGGCAAGAGAGGGTGAGCCGATGATATTTGTTAAATCTAATTACCCTTAGGGCCCCCCTGCCCTCCAAGCAAGCCCCTAGTTATTAAGTCTGAGGCCATCTTAATCACTGTTTCTGCTCTACCATTAGTAGCCACCCCATGCCACCAGCCTCCTCCCACGCCTCGAAGCTTAGAGCCCTCTTTGCCATCACCACCaattagtatttattgaatgctgcCTACAGGAGCACTTCCGGTGAGTCTTCAGGTACAAACAGCCAGGCGCCCTGGCACCCTGATGACAGGCCTGGGTTGTTCGGGGAAGGAGGGGTCCCTCCCACGTGCTCTGCAGGGATGTGGCCTGGGGCCTTGCAGAAACAAAGCAGCTGGGCTTTATGGGATTCCCCGTGTCTGTGGCATGGCGCGGCTCTCATTAACTCCTCACCCACTTCTGCGGGGAAGGAGTCTGGGGGTCCTCCCCTCTCCTGTCTCTTTGTCACCTCTCCagtctccctgcccccaccccctggGCCTCACCCGGCACTGGTACCAGGCCTCTGCTTCGGCTTTGCTGCGGCTGGCAATGTCGTCATACTGCGCCTTAATCTCAGCAACGATGCCGTCCACGTCCAGCTCCCGGCTGTTGTCCATCTTCACAATGACCGAGGTCTCAGAGATCTGCGACTGGAGCAGGCAGATCTCCTGTGGGGAGGGCCCAGGTGAGAAGGAGTGAGCTCTCTGAGCTTCCAGGGGCAGAAGAAGGGGAGAACCAGTTCTGACCTTCCCAGAGCAGAGTGCATAGAACTCTGCTATGGCTGTTCTGGGCTTCAGTCACCAACTGACTCCTTGTCCCCACCCTCTGGTTGCCCAGAGCTTGGTGGAGACTTTCCCAGAGGGGCCTGTGAGCCATGGCCTGGATGATCCAACTTCTGTGATTCTCACTGCCTGAGAACCGTCTCTCCAGTGTGGACCTCTTCTCATGCTTGCCCTGAAATGTACCCACCGGGCGGCCACTCTGCTGCCCTCTCGCTCCCTTGGCTCCAGCCCAGACTAACCACCCAAGGGCAGGGCTGTGGGTACCTCCTCATACAGGCCTTTCAGGAAGTCGATCTCCTGCACGAGCGCCTCTGCGTTGGTCTCCAGGTCAGCCTTCATCAGGAAGGCTGTGTCCACATCCTGCAGCAGAGCAGGGACAGAATGTGGCCTGGCTGGGCCACCTCACAGGCGAGCTGGTGGCAGGGGGAAGGTGTGGGGCTCACCTTTCCTCACAGACCCCCCACAGGCAGTGAAGGGGTGATGGAGCCAAGGTGGGAAAAAGGGGTCCCTAGTCCCGGGACCCCAGGCCTGGCTTCCTGATGCGAAAGGACCTGAAGGGAGTGGGGCTTAAATGAGCCTTGGCAACAGCCTCTCAGAGCCCGCTTTGCAGAGTCTGGGCCTGGAAATACCTGGCTATCTGTCTGAGGAACCATCGCGATTGTTGTCATGTTTGGGGGCTTGCAGCACAGCTTTTGagcttttgttttgatttggCATTGGCGTCTGTCCCGTCTCCAGCTGCTCGGGCAGGGGTAGACATGACTTTAACCCAGCTTGGGCCTGTATGAGTCGGGAAGTGCAGGCCAGGCCAATGGCTGGCCTTTTGCAAGGGGACAAGGTCGGGGGAGAGGAGGCTGGCCTTCCTCATTCTCAGGGTTAGTGGGGCTGGCACAGGAGTCCGAGGGGCGAGAAACCCTTTTTCAGGGTGGGTGGGCTGCAGACACGTTTGGACTCAGTTCAGGGCTAGGTGGCCTGGGGCAAGGCAGTCCAGCTCAGGGGCTCTGCCTGTCTGAGCATCATCCTCACCTTCTTCAAGGCAACAAACTCATTCTCGACACAGGGACGCAGGGAGAGCTCTTCTTCATATCTGATGGAAAGGgcaggaaaaaaatgctttagtCGGGCTTGTGGATTTTGGAAGAGATCTTGGCATTAGGCCTTTGGGGGCGACTCTGCCTGTCACTGACTGAATGCCCTGGGGAGTGCCCAGGTCCAGCCCTGTCTTGGCACCTCTAGCTCCTCCACCCACTTGAGATGGGTGAGTAGCCACTTTTCAAGCTTACTCTTCTCCCCGTTCCTCAGGAGCCTGTTCCCGTGATGAGTCCTCTGGGAAGTCCTCCTTAAAGCTACCTTCATTCTACCTTGCTGCCGAGGAGGTTCACTTCACCTAGTGGCCTCCCCTGGGAAGGTGGAAGAAGGCTGTGCTGCTGGCCTGGCTGTTTTCTCTGAGTCACTGGAATTCCCAGCTGACCCGTGCATCCTCCCCGTTGGGAGGGTTCAGAGCCTGGCCTCTACCTGTGGTCCATTTGCAGAGGTAGCAATTATCCATTTTACCAGACCCACAGAGACAGCCACGCTATTTCCTCAAGCTCCTTGGGGCTCCTCAGCCCACTCACCATTCTCCTAAGGCAGAGGGAATTGGTCAGGGGGTTCAGTTTGATGAGCAGCATCAATCCATTAAAAGCTTCTCTGCTTCATCAtgcccatctctctttttttcccagcAGAACTGCTGCAGCACTGGCCCTGGACTCTGGAGCCTAGTCcccttgggtttgaatcctggctctgtcctATGCAAGCTGTAGGCAAGTTGGGTAAGTGACTTGGCCTTTCTGCCTCATCATGCACAGCTTCATCATCCATAGATAACACTATGTTTtgcctcacagggctgttgtggGCTAACATGTCATATGCATTAATACCTGAAGAGcactaggacagtgcctggcacaggctcTGTACTGTGAAAGTGTTTGCTATTATTCTTAAAATACCAGTTTGATCTCATCCTTCTCCGATTGTCTCATGTTTAAAAGTCAAAGTTCTCATCTTGAGCTGCAAATCCTGTCTCTTAATCTCACCTTGCTACTCACTCCTCAAGAAAGGCATTGCTTCTGCTGAGAGGCTGGCCTCCACCCCTCCCACAGCCTCACTGCATCTCACCTGTCACAGTCTGCTAGAGTTGCCCCCTTCACTTGGCACGCCCTGCCTCTTCCTTGTCACCCATtcctgtcctttccccatttccaaAATGGAGGATAATGCCATTGGAATGAGCCATTATCCTCCAAGGGCCAGAGCAAAtggcacctcctccaggaaggcttcctggactCCTGTTTCCTCCCTTTCTTGGGATTTCTCCCGCTTCTTCTCTGTTTGTGTGTAGGTGCAGGTGGTCTGTGCACACTGGACTGGGAAAGagctagccttttttctttccatagcaCCCACACTttctagcacagtgtctggcattgAGTAGGCATGTGGTTGACACCTGCAGTGAGTGTCCCCAATGTGGTTCCACTCCACTGACCCAAACCCTTATGACCTGTTGCTCTCAGTATATTTGCCGTGTTTCTCCTCAATAAAAAGACACCTGTTTCAACTCGCCTGCCTCTAACATGCACTCCCATAGGACACTGGACTGTCACGAGGCACTGGATTCTCATGGGGCACTGGACTCCCATGGGGCACTGGACTCCCATGGGGCACTGGATTCCCATGGGGCACTGGGCCCAGGACTTGGTGAGACAATTTATCTGGGCCTCAGCCTCTTGCAAGCACTTAATTACCATATGCTTATCAACCACCTACTCCAAGTTGTGAATCAGACCTGGAGCTCGTCCTTAGGGGGCGCAAGTGTAgcagaagagaaaacaggaacCACAAAGAACTGGGAAGTGAGGCAGAAGGAGCTAGAGCCTGATATGCAGGGAAGGGGCAGAAGGGCTCTGCAGGAAGCCAGAGTTGGGGGTGAGAGAAAAGGTGGGCTGTGGTAGCTTGGACGTGGTGCAGAGAGATGCTGAAAGGGGTGTGCCAGGCAGGAGGAGCAGCAGGAACAAAAGCCAGGAGGGAAGAGGACTGGGGATCTGTCTATGGAACAGGAAGTAGTTCAGGATCTGCAAAGGCAGAACAGGCGGTTTCAGCCGAAACCTGGAACTCCAGAAGCCACACATGAGAGAGCTTGTTTTACAGAGAGAGAGTTCCTGAGGGCCTTATTTAGGTGGAGTAGTGGGGAGAGAGATTGCAATACACAGTCTCAGAGCTCCCACCGTGTGCCAAGTGGGGTGCCCTGCTGACAGGATCCCACCTAACTGTTCTGCCACCCAATGAACTAGGTTTAGgctccccattttataaatggaacCGGCCTGGACTGTTTCTGTCCCTTGCCCCAGGTCCCCCAGTAGGGTGAAAGCAGCACTGACTCACTTTTTCTTGTAGCCCTCCAGTGCATCCTGGAGGCTGCAGAGCTCTGACTCTAGCCTCACGCGGTCCCCAGACACACAATCCAGCTGCCGCCGAAGGGCGCTGATATAGCCCTCGAAGATGGGCTCGATGTTGGTCTGGCAGCACCTCTGCTGCTGCATGAAGTTCCACTTGGTCTCCAGCAGCTTGTTCTTCTGCTCCAGGTAACGGACCTGCAGCCAAGAGTGGAATGTCAACAGGCAGCAGAGATCCTGGGGACCATGGCTTAGAGAGGGCAATGGAATGAGTTTGTGCCCTCTCTCCCAACACATGGCTACCACTGCACTAGATTTGCAAAAATCAGGGTCTCTGCATAGACTGGCATCTAAGGGTATGTTTCTCTGTGTCTCCCCTGCCTGGGGGAGCCTAGTGGACCCCTACCTTCCACTCAGAGGTTGTGTGTTGTAGTGGACAGCACTTCTCCAAGAGGCCTGGGCAATCCCTGTTTCAgcactgcctgcctgcctgtctctaTCCTCATGACCTTGACTGAGACATCCTGTCCCTTCAAGCCTTGCTTTGCTTCCCAAAGCTCCTACTTGGGACAGTGTATGGGAAGAGACTCTGTTAACTTCACACTAATGTCAGAGGATGTGAAGATTGGGGATCAAGGCTTTCCTTTATGACAGCCTAGGGAACTCAGGGGAAAAGTCAGATCAAGGAGCTCTAAGCTCTTTTCACTTACTGTGCTGTATCCTACATGGCTGTAtctgaaaaaaagtccaggttaCAGTAATGTGGATAGCTGCTGGCCACCTCCTCCCGTTTCGTGAGGTAGAAACTGAGATTAGGAGTTGAGTAAGTTGACCATGGCCACCCGGCTGGACATTGACAAAGGGAACGTCCTTGCTCTGGAATTTTCTATATTGTGCATTGTCTGTCAAGAAAACTGCAGAAGTAGCATTGCCTTACTTCTGGTCAGTGGCTACATCAACAGGAGGCGCCCAGCCTAACAGAAGGTGGTGTGATGTTTTTGCTAATCAGGGCCCATTTGTTGGAATAAGTTTATAGCCAGAACTTAATAAGCTTTAGAAATAAAACTGTGAGTTTGACTAAACAAGTTCCTCTGTGAAGCACTTTGGCATATATTACCTCCCCTGATCTCCCGCCATCACTCCTCCCCTTCCTCACTGGGCAGCATCGTCCAGAGGCCAAGAGGTGAATGGTTTGCACAGGGATTCCGGGTATAGGAGGAGAGTCAACGCCAGTGGCCAGGGCTCCTGACCTCCGGCCCAGGACTCTTGCCCCTAAACCTTGGGGTCACCAGAAACACGAGCTCAAACTGTGGAATGAATCCTGACGCCAACAGCCTCCCTCGGCCGTGGGATGGGCCCAGGGGCTGCTGAGGGATGGCAGGCCAGTTCAGCACCTTCTGAAGGCACGCCTTCCTAGCAGCCTTTCAGTGGCTCTGGGGTTGACAGATGTCAGACTTTCGTGACCGTCACCTTGCACCTCTAGCTCTGACTGTCCGCTTTCCTTTCATCCCAGGCTTAAACTGATGGGAAATTCTGGGGTTACAGTTCCCATCCTCACCTTCGGGCTCAAGGGTTGTGACCCAGTTCAGGCACACAGAAGACAGTTCTACTGTTAAAGCCTCATCAGGAAGGGCATTcatttctctgcctctctgaTCATTCCTTTCAGTATTGCTTTGGAAGATCCTCTTACagtctgacctcaggcaatcttgGCGATTGGTGATTTTGTCAGATAATATTCAGGGAAagaggatatatttttaaaaagacaaggaagCAGAAATGTTTAGTGTGGAGTCTGATCTAACTGGCTTTCAAAGGCTGGTGGTCATGGAATGTGAGAGAGGCCACTGGACAAACTGAGGCTTCCTCAATATCAGTCTCCTCCTCCTGGTTCCCTTGGACCAGAACGAGACCAGACCCCAGATCTGCAGTGGGTCATCCCATGGCCCTGGGCCACTGCCCCCTTACCTTGTTGATGAAAGATGCGAAGCGGTTATTGAGGCACTTGATCTGCTCCTTCTCATCCCTCTTTACCCTCTGCACGGTGGGGTCGATGTCCAGTGCCAGTGGGACCAGCAGGCTCTCATTGATGGTGACAGGGGTGATGCAGGCAGAAGGCCCACAGGTGGCCCCCAGTCGGTACCCGAAGCCAGGAAGGGTACCTCCACATCTGGAGGCTACCCGGGGCCTCCCAAAGCCCACATTGCACAGGCTCCGTGAGCTGAGGCAGCCCAGAGCTCGGAGGCCCCCACCACCCCCGGGCCGGCATGGCCCCTTGCTCACTGCATAGTGAGTGACCATCCGGGGCATGACAGCCGAGTATGAGCTGAAACTCTGACCGCCACACCTGGAGCCTGGCTGGAAGGAGTGGTACGacatggcaggagagagaggcagagaaatggGGCCCTGGAGGAAAGAACAGGGGGCAGGATGATCAAGTCATGGCTCAGCTTTCCCCCTTTTATCTGGTAGGGGGATGAAGGGCTGAACTGGGCCAAACCCCAAATCACCATTAAACTAGGTTTATGAGCTTGGGATATTGGCAGTGCTAAGTAGCAAGGTGGATAATTAGGGTAGCGAAGAGCAAAGAGAAGGGGCCAATTGTCAGTGCTGGTGGGCCCTATAAAAATCCTATTTGTCCTCCTTCCTTGATTGTGGGGGTGATGAAAGGGGCCAACCAGACAGATATGTTCCATGTATCCAGTGGCTCAGCCTCAAGGAAAGAGAGAGTTGGGACTATGTCATTTCATAGGAGGGTGGTGTGCCTTGAATTATACACCCCGGCTTCCGTGGGATTACAGAGCAAGTCCCATACACTTAAGGATGCTCTGGCTATGTCCCCAAGGCTGCTTCTAGTCTTTTTTGCAGATCCTTCCAACCCAAGTGCCCTCTGTGGGCTCCTAGATGAGTCAGGAAGTTCCCAGGAGGAAGGCTTTTGGGGTGGGAGAAGCCTCCCTACAACAGGCCAGACTTTAACCCTCCTGAGCTCTAGCTCAGTGACCCACTGTCCCATGGGGGTCTTGAAGGTAGACAGGCTCCAGGCATAGATACTTCTCTACAGGGCCCATCAGTCCACAAAGGCTGTAGGGAACTTGAGAGGAGAGGCCTGGTGCTTGAGAAGGGCAGAGGAAGGGACGCTCTCCCCAACGCTTCTGGGGTCCCCAAAAGGCATGATTTCAGCATCAGGTTTCAGCTTCCATGTGGCTGTTCCTTTCCCCTTCTGCCCAACCCAGCCTGAGTGCCCCTGAGGTCAACAGAGCCAGCTTTGGCCTGAGAATGTCTCTGGGGAGAGTTGTTGCCTTTGGGAATTTTCAGGTGGATGTGGGATTCAGGGATTCAGGCTTTCTTTCCAGCAGCAGGTCACAGACACAGATCTTTGGAGATGTCTGAAGTCCCCGCCtcactttctttcctcctcctttccatCAATTTCATCAGTGAAACTTTTGCCGTGGCCAACTGGCCTTTGCCTTCCACATTGAGACTCATTACTAGGCCAAAATCaagccaataataataataataataacaacaataaacatttattgggtgTTTACCATGTGCTGGGACCACTCCGTACTCTTTACATCCATGGTCTCATTTAATTCCCTGACCACACCGTGAGTTAGTTACTAAGCCACAGACAGGAAAATGGGGAGCAGAGCAGTTAAGAGCAGCAtccccaagtcacacagcttgtGGCCGATCAGCTGGGAGTCCATCCTGTTCCTTCTGACTTCACCCTGCCGTGCTGTTCCAGAGCAGGGTAGTCCTGGTGAGGAATTGGGAATCTGCTGCCCATAACACATTCTGTCGTCCCTCTCCCTCAACCTTCCAACCTGTGGATTAGGACACTGGGACTCAAAGGTTTCTTGAGCCTCGGAAATTCTCAGTCTCACTGTGACATTTCACACTCCCTGTCCCCTTTTTCATAGTCCTGACTGTGGGCCCCAGAGTAGTGGAGAGAGGAGGGGTGCAAGGCGAGACCACAGGCCATGATGGAAGGCAGAGGGTTGGGTGAGGGGGTTCAATTGCAGGGTGTCAGGGGAAGAAGGCCACACTCTGCCCTGGACTGAGTCCACAGAGAGGGCCCAGGATGGTGTGAATGTTGATGGAGACACTCAGAGGCCCCACCAGAGAGCAGACTCACACTAGGGCGGGTGAGGGAGACAGTGGGCAGCGCCGCAGGGCAGGGGTCACTGCAGCAGTGGACGCAGCAGAGTCTCCCCACCATGTCCAGGCCAGAGGAGGGCTTCAGTGAGCGTGTTGGGTTCCTCGAGCCCAGGACCAGAGCTCAGGAGCAGTGGCCAGGGTGGTTCCTTGGATTCACTGTGCGTGGAAGGCAACTGTTCCCTGAGTCCCCCGAGTCCAGGGTTGCCCTCTGAGTGTGAGCTAGGACAGGACTCAGTCAAGACCTAGAGAGCTTGGTGGCATTTTATGAAAGTGGGTTCAGGAACTAGGGGGCATAAGGGAACAGGCAGTTGAGAAGGCTGTGATTTTCTTCGGAAGCAGTGAACTCCGTCTTCACTTTGGCAGTGCAGTAGACAATCTCTACCTGCCTTTGGAATGTGTTTTGGCAGGTGTTGGGGGGGGGTTGATAACTTTTCAAATTAAATACAGAAACCACCCTGTGAAGGCCTCAAAAAAGAACCCCATGCCTACTCCATCCCCATTTCCAAGCCATCTCCTCCTGTGTCCTTCTGGGGCTCAGCAATGTGTCCCCTCAGACTGAGGAAAAACACCAAAGAAAGAGCCACCTCTCCTCTGAGTGCACTAGCCTGGGCCTCTGCTGTGGGGCAGGGAATGTGGCGTCCTGGCTTAAGGAGCTTCAGTGTCAGCCACGACTGAAGACATGGAACAGAGATGTTCAGAGACAGGGAGATGGAAAAAGGGAGGTCGGAAGAGAAAGAGCAGGCAATATTAATAGATTGTCAAACGGAAAGAGTGGGAGAGGAAGAAGGGTGAAAAATACAGGACAGGAGGAGAAAAGGGGATTGAGAGAGAGGAGGTGCGGGGGGCGGCAGTGGGGAGAGGTGAGTAGAAAAAGAAGTGAGGGTGAAAGGTGAAAAAGGCAAggttaaaaggaaggaaaactttCCAGAAGAGAGGTGTGGCTAGCACAAGAGAAGAGGAATAGTCCTGAGCCTGGAGGATTATTTTGCAGGGATCTCACAGGGCAGTTCTTAATGCAGGATAATTAAAATAGGCTTTTCATGGTGTATTTCTTGCAAACATTTTGGGCTGAGCTGCCTTCCCACACCCTCCCATGAACCTGCTTCCCTCCCACCCCTCTGTCATCGGGGCATTTCTGTTTAGGAACAGCAAGTCTAATATTGACTTAAATAAAGCAGACTTGAAAGAAATTTGGCtgtgaactctcattcattgcagCTCTGGGCCATGGAGGGCTTTTGAGTTCTTGATAACATCATTCCATTCTATTATGAATAAA comes from the Macaca mulatta isolate MMU2019108-1 chromosome 11, T2T-MMU8v2.0, whole genome shotgun sequence genome and includes:
- the KRT82 gene encoding keratin, type II cuticular Hb2, yielding MSYHSFQPGSRCGGQSFSSYSAVMPRMVTHYAVSKGPCRPGGGGGLRALGCLSSRSLCNVGFGRPRVASRCGGTLPGFGYRLGATCGPSACITPVTINESLLVPLALDIDPTVQRVKRDEKEQIKCLNNRFASFINKVRYLEQKNKLLETKWNFMQQQRCCQTNIEPIFEGYISALRRQLDCVSGDRVRLESELCSLQDALEGYKKKYEEELSLRPCVENEFVALKKDVDTAFLMKADLETNAEALVQEIDFLKGLYEEEICLLQSQISETSVIVKMDNSRELDVDGIVAEIKAQYDDIASRSKAEAEAWYQCRYEELRVTAGNHCDNLRNRKNEILEMNKLIQRLQQEIENVKAQRCKLEGAITEAEQQGEAALNDAKCKLAGLEEALQKAKQDMACLLKEYQEVMNSKLGLDIEIATYRRLLEGEEHRLCEGIGPVNISVSSSKGAILYEPCGVSTPVLSTGVLRSSGGCSIVGTGELYVPCEPQGLLSCGSGRNSSTKLGAGGSSSSHKC